Proteins encoded in a region of the Oncorhynchus clarkii lewisi isolate Uvic-CL-2024 chromosome 18, UVic_Ocla_1.0, whole genome shotgun sequence genome:
- the LOC139372646 gene encoding uncharacterized protein, whose product MMPFKFRESKMPWPLILLLCWSYVLKATHTSIIIQTPGSLMVKAGDTVTLKCYLVELITYCYSVIWMKVDPRNGTLTKIANLKIDNNSEEGEGKQDKLCSATIANATVSDSGMYYCSAVQSEMIHTGNGSRVVVTERERTQNITESPAIKLLSPSDGDGSVVLTTLYYTAESFIPLLCLVLKVVPSQVHVFWLIDGREDSGLTSSTWTDNSDSATEFTMNQILVQAEEWDRGVQCTCVVEFEGNSINKTLIKPNDSTGMCTMVLYWISAAALLTIIVAVTVAVCRHRGHSMVTDEDTRQRGTGTESRQHQSGRLGEARKAVRSSVSEVQYATLDHIQFGRRPNTIIQ is encoded by the exons ATGATGCCCTTCAAATTCCGTGAATCTAAAATGCCATGGCCCCTGATACTTCTGTTGTGCTGGAGCTATGTTTTGAAAG ctaCACACACATCCATTATCATCCAGACGCCAGGGAGTTTGATGGTGAAGGCTGGTGATACAGTGACCTTGAAATGCTATTTGGTTGAGCTTATCACCTACTGCTACTCTGTGATTTGGATGAAAGTTGACCCCAGGAATGGAACACTGACTAAGATTGCAAACTTAAAGATTGATAACAACtctgaggagggagaagggaaacAGGACAAACTATGTTCTGCTACAATCGCCAACGCAACAGTGAGCGACTCAGGAATGTACTATTGTTCAGCTGTTCAATCCGAAATGATCCACACGGGCAATGGTTCTAGAGTTGTTGTGACAG agagagagagaacacagaacaTCACTGAATCGCCAGCCATCAAACTCCTCTCTCCATCGGACGGTGACGGGTCTGTTGTGTTGACGACTCTATACTACACAGCAGAATCCTTCATCCCTCTGCTGTGTTTGGTGTTGAAAGTGGTCCCGTCTCAGGTCCATGTGTTCTGGCTCATAGAcgggagagaggacagtggactAACTTCGTCCACTTGGACAGACAACAGTGATTCAGCCACAGAGTTCACTATGAACCAGATTCTAGTCCAGGCAGAGGAGTGGGACAGAGGGGTGCAGTGTACGTGTGTGGTGGAGTTTGAGGGAAATTCTATCAACAAAACCCTGATAAAGCCCAATG ATTCCACTGGCATGTGCACAATGGTGCTGTATTGGATATCTGCAGCTGCTCTCCTCACCATTATAGTGGCTGTCACTGTCGCTGTGTGTCGGCACCGTG GACATTCCATGGTTACTGATGAGGATACAAG ACAAAGAGGCACAGGCACAGAGAGCAGGCAGCATCAATCTG GGAGACTCGGAGAAGCTAGAAAGGCAGTTAGATCATCCGTCTCG